In Cynocephalus volans isolate mCynVol1 chromosome 16, mCynVol1.pri, whole genome shotgun sequence, the following proteins share a genomic window:
- the C9orf72 gene encoding guanine nucleotide exchange factor C9orf72 homolog isoform X3, whose amino-acid sequence MSTLCPPPSPAVAKTEIALSGESPLLAATFAYWDNILGPRVRHIWAPKTQQVLLSDGEITFLANHTLNGEILRNAESGAIDVKFFVLSEKGVIIVSLIFDGNWNGDRSTYGLSIILPQSELSFYLPLHRVCVDRLTHIIRKGRIWMHKERQENVQKIVLEGTERMEDQGQSIIPMLTGEVIPVMELLSSMKSHSVPEEIDIADTVLNDDDIGDSCHEGFLLK is encoded by the exons ATGTCGACTCTCTGCCCACCACCATCTCCAGCTGTTGCCAAGACAGAGATTGCTTTAAGTGGTGAATCACCTTTATTAGCAGCTACCTTTGCTTATTGGGACAATATTCTTGGTCCTAGAGTAAGACACATTTGGGCTCCAAAGACACAACAGGTACTTCTCAGTGATGGAGAAATAACTTTTCTTGCCAACCACACCCTAAATGGAGAAATCCTTCGAAATGCAGAGAGTGGGGCCATAGATGTAAAGTTTTTTGTCTTGTCTGAAAAGGGAGTGAttattgtttcattaatctttgaTGGAAACTGGAATGGGGATCGGAGCACATATGGACTGTCAATTATACTTCCACAGTCGGAACTTAGTTTCTACCTCCCACTTCACAGAGTGTGTGTTGATAGATTAACACATATTATCCGGAAAGGAAGGATATGGATGCATAAG GAAAGGCAAGAAAATGTCCAGAAGATTGTCTTAGAAGGCACAGAGAGAATGGAAGATCAG GGTCAGAGTATTATTCCAATGCTTACTGGGGAAGTAATTCCGGTAATGGAACTGCTTTCATCTATGAAATCACACAGTGTTCCTGAAGAAATAGAT